The following coding sequences lie in one Methylosinus trichosporium OB3b genomic window:
- a CDS encoding type I polyketide synthase → MSGSSEAQTGVEIAVVGMAGRFPDAPDVEVLWRNVCDGVESVRPLSDASLRACGVAAAALADPSYVKNGVVLPDVDLFDADFFGYSPREAERIDPQQRLFLETAWQALEHAGYGAGAGSALVGVYAGSGPSLYLLRHLLPSIDLRESDIASVLGLLNGSDHDSLATRVAYKLDLRGPAVCVQTACSTSLAAVHLACRGLLNHEADMALAGGVWLNLLQGRGYRYQPGAILSPDGHCRAFDAAAAGTTIGSGVGVVVLKRLAEAITDGDTIHAVIKGSAINNDGAAKVGYTAPSIDGQTAVVLAALAMADVGADTIDYVEAHGTGTTLGDPIEIAALTEAFRAGPDRKGHCAIGSVKTNVGHLDAAAGVTALIKTVMALERRILPPSRNFERSNPQIDFANGPFYVNTEAKPWPESATPRRAGVSSFGMGGTNVHLVLEEAPSASDGVEAPESVASSGRLHALMLSTGSASSLDAAGLELARHFELRPDQRMADVAYTLREGRKRFDHRAVALVRDREAAIRALTRRDPTAFFKGEALSARPTVAFLFPGQGAQHVDMGRALYERDFGFRETIDHCCELLRPHLGQDLRALLYPVAGEADAATRLARTDIAQPALFVVEYALAQWWMRQGVRPDAMLGHSVGEYVAACVAGVFALEDALAVIAARGRLMQAMEPGAMLTVGMAEVELPADLTGCELAAVNASDVCVLSGPTTAIDSAERALAGRGVAVRRLHVSRAFHSVMVEPMLGAFEALLSCIALSAPQIPFVSNLTGRWITADDARDPAYWARHLRGVVRFADGLDELLAKPDRVLLEVGPGETLCAFARRHPGLGRRPALASQRHPRQAGQDADQPARCVAQLWIAGVDVEAADLLRGVSGRRVPLPTYPFERRSYWVETPKERSGATPDKPGFAAGNIADWFYAPTWKRIRPPSATSGERRSGCILVMGDSGNDLTERLHGALQVAAGRVVVRAERGPEFARLGERRYAVRIGARDDMEQLLRHIDAETGPLSDICHMWNVDLCDTPPLDEALERGFFSLLALAQALGTTGGRKVSLTVVASRLWDVTGAEPSCPEKATLLGPCKVIPQEYPHIACRVIDVPPPTDSGALERLARQIAAEIGAPVEEPIVAYRGAHRWARTFEPLRIETPSSSLLRKNGVYLITGGLGGVGHALARYLAERWQARLALVGRNILPDQTEAAAELEALGAEVLILRADVTDATQLRAVVDETRRCFGDLHGVVHAAGVAGGGMIAQRQRAAVEKVFAPKIRGLRNLMATLDGKSLDFVLLCSSLSAITGDFGQVDYCAANCFLDALASEETRRGKTPILSVNWDAWRGVGMAASQSLPDGVGIAPTQAGPLLERLLSDPLGARVVISTIDLDQQFAQARCALANRLSSVLPTKQRAHPRPDLQTIYVPPSDELEERLLDLWEEFLGISSIGIEDNLFELGGDSLLAIQLLAKVRHAYGVEIHPAAFFERPTTAALALLVEEALIEEIETEAVDPETAQRSSATV, encoded by the coding sequence ATGAGCGGTTCATCCGAAGCGCAGACAGGCGTGGAGATTGCCGTCGTCGGCATGGCCGGTCGCTTTCCCGACGCGCCGGACGTCGAGGTTCTGTGGCGCAATGTCTGCGACGGAGTCGAGTCAGTCAGGCCGCTGAGCGACGCGAGCTTGCGCGCATGCGGCGTCGCCGCCGCAGCTCTCGCCGATCCTAGCTATGTCAAGAACGGCGTCGTGCTGCCAGACGTCGATCTGTTCGACGCCGACTTTTTCGGCTACTCGCCGCGCGAGGCCGAACGCATCGACCCGCAGCAGCGCTTGTTCCTCGAGACGGCATGGCAGGCCCTGGAGCACGCCGGATATGGCGCGGGCGCCGGCTCCGCCTTGGTCGGCGTATACGCCGGCAGCGGCCCGAGCCTCTATCTGCTGCGGCATCTCCTGCCGTCGATAGACTTGCGCGAGAGCGACATCGCGTCGGTGCTCGGCCTGCTGAACGGCAGCGATCACGATTCTCTGGCCACTCGCGTCGCGTACAAGCTCGATTTGCGCGGGCCGGCGGTTTGCGTGCAGACGGCATGCTCCACGTCGCTGGCGGCGGTGCATCTCGCATGCAGAGGCCTCCTGAACCATGAAGCCGACATGGCGCTGGCGGGAGGCGTCTGGCTCAATCTCCTTCAGGGCCGCGGCTACCGCTATCAGCCCGGCGCCATCTTGTCGCCGGACGGTCATTGCCGCGCCTTCGACGCCGCGGCGGCTGGCACCACGATCGGCAGCGGCGTCGGAGTGGTCGTGCTCAAGCGTCTGGCGGAGGCGATCACCGACGGCGACACCATTCATGCCGTGATCAAGGGGTCGGCGATCAACAACGACGGCGCCGCGAAGGTCGGCTACACGGCGCCGAGCATCGATGGTCAGACGGCGGTAGTCCTCGCCGCGCTGGCGATGGCCGATGTGGGCGCCGACACGATCGACTATGTGGAGGCGCATGGAACCGGCACGACGCTCGGCGATCCGATCGAGATCGCCGCGCTGACCGAGGCGTTCCGCGCCGGCCCCGACCGCAAGGGTCATTGCGCCATCGGCTCGGTGAAAACCAATGTCGGACATCTCGACGCCGCGGCTGGCGTCACTGCGCTGATAAAGACAGTGATGGCGCTCGAGCGCCGTATTCTGCCGCCCAGCCGCAATTTCGAGCGGTCCAATCCGCAGATCGATTTCGCCAACGGCCCATTCTACGTGAACACGGAGGCGAAGCCCTGGCCGGAATCGGCGACGCCGCGGCGAGCCGGCGTCAGCTCCTTCGGCATGGGCGGAACCAATGTGCATCTCGTGCTGGAGGAGGCGCCCTCGGCCTCCGACGGCGTGGAGGCTCCGGAAAGCGTCGCGTCGTCCGGAAGATTGCACGCGCTGATGCTCTCGACTGGCAGCGCATCGTCGCTGGACGCCGCGGGCCTCGAGCTCGCGCGCCATTTCGAGCTGCGACCGGATCAACGGATGGCCGATGTGGCGTATACGTTGCGCGAGGGCCGCAAGCGCTTCGATCATCGCGCGGTCGCGCTCGTGCGTGACCGAGAGGCGGCGATCCGCGCGCTGACGCGGCGCGATCCCACCGCCTTTTTCAAAGGCGAGGCTTTGTCGGCGCGCCCCACTGTGGCATTTCTGTTCCCCGGCCAGGGAGCGCAGCATGTGGACATGGGCCGCGCGCTCTATGAACGCGATTTCGGGTTCCGAGAGACAATAGACCATTGCTGCGAGCTGTTGCGGCCGCATCTCGGGCAGGACTTGCGCGCGCTGCTGTATCCGGTTGCAGGCGAAGCCGACGCTGCGACGAGGCTGGCCCGGACCGACATCGCTCAACCGGCGCTGTTCGTCGTGGAATATGCGTTGGCGCAATGGTGGATGCGACAGGGCGTGCGGCCCGACGCGATGCTCGGGCACAGCGTCGGCGAATATGTGGCCGCCTGCGTGGCCGGCGTGTTCGCACTGGAAGACGCGTTGGCTGTCATCGCCGCGCGCGGTCGCCTGATGCAGGCGATGGAGCCCGGCGCCATGCTGACAGTCGGCATGGCGGAGGTCGAATTGCCGGCCGATCTCACGGGTTGCGAGCTGGCGGCGGTCAACGCATCGGACGTCTGCGTCCTTTCGGGACCGACTACCGCGATCGACTCCGCCGAGCGCGCGCTCGCGGGCCGCGGCGTCGCCGTCCGGCGCCTGCATGTGTCGAGAGCTTTCCACTCCGTGATGGTCGAGCCGATGCTCGGCGCGTTCGAGGCGCTCCTCTCGTGCATTGCGCTCTCCGCGCCGCAAATTCCCTTCGTCTCGAATCTGACCGGACGCTGGATCACGGCCGACGACGCGCGCGATCCGGCCTATTGGGCGCGTCACCTGCGCGGCGTCGTGCGGTTCGCGGACGGGCTGGACGAGCTACTGGCAAAGCCCGATCGCGTGCTGCTCGAAGTCGGACCGGGCGAGACTCTGTGCGCTTTTGCGCGCCGCCATCCAGGGCTCGGGAGGCGACCCGCGCTCGCGTCGCAACGCCATCCTCGGCAGGCGGGGCAAGACGCCGATCAGCCGGCGCGTTGCGTGGCGCAGCTGTGGATCGCCGGCGTCGATGTGGAGGCTGCAGATCTTTTGCGCGGAGTGTCGGGTCGTCGCGTGCCGCTACCGACCTATCCGTTCGAGCGCCGGTCGTACTGGGTCGAGACGCCGAAGGAGCGCTCGGGCGCGACTCCGGATAAGCCCGGTTTCGCCGCGGGCAATATTGCCGATTGGTTCTATGCGCCGACTTGGAAACGCATTCGGCCTCCTTCCGCGACGAGTGGCGAAAGGCGGAGCGGGTGCATTCTGGTGATGGGCGATTCCGGCAACGACTTGACCGAGCGCTTGCACGGAGCCTTGCAGGTCGCCGCGGGCCGGGTCGTGGTCCGAGCGGAGCGGGGGCCAGAGTTCGCTCGGCTCGGTGAGCGTCGCTACGCCGTGCGGATCGGCGCGCGCGACGACATGGAGCAGCTTCTGCGTCACATCGACGCCGAGACCGGACCGCTCTCCGACATCTGCCATATGTGGAATGTCGATCTTTGCGATACGCCGCCGTTGGACGAGGCGCTCGAGCGCGGCTTCTTCAGCCTGCTCGCCCTCGCGCAGGCGCTCGGAACGACGGGCGGGCGCAAGGTTTCGCTGACAGTGGTTGCAAGCCGGCTCTGGGACGTGACAGGCGCCGAGCCTTCGTGCCCCGAAAAAGCGACTCTGCTCGGGCCTTGCAAGGTCATCCCGCAAGAATACCCGCATATCGCCTGCCGTGTGATCGACGTGCCGCCGCCAACGGATTCCGGGGCCCTGGAAAGGCTCGCACGGCAGATCGCCGCCGAAATCGGCGCGCCGGTCGAGGAACCGATCGTCGCTTATCGAGGCGCGCACCGCTGGGCTCGGACGTTCGAGCCGCTGCGCATCGAAACACCGAGTTCCAGTTTGTTGCGCAAGAACGGCGTCTATCTGATCACGGGCGGCTTGGGCGGCGTCGGTCACGCGCTGGCGCGTTATCTCGCCGAGCGGTGGCAGGCGCGATTGGCGCTGGTCGGACGGAACATCTTGCCGGACCAAACCGAGGCTGCGGCCGAGCTGGAAGCGCTCGGCGCCGAGGTTCTGATTCTTCGAGCCGACGTGACCGACGCGACCCAATTGCGCGCCGTCGTCGACGAGACCCGCCGCTGCTTCGGCGATCTGCATGGAGTCGTGCATGCGGCAGGCGTAGCGGGCGGCGGCATGATCGCGCAGCGCCAACGCGCCGCGGTCGAGAAAGTGTTTGCTCCGAAGATTCGAGGCCTGAGAAATCTCATGGCCACGCTGGACGGGAAGTCGCTCGACTTCGTCTTGCTGTGCTCCTCTCTGAGCGCGATCACCGGCGATTTCGGCCAAGTCGATTATTGTGCGGCCAATTGCTTTCTCGATGCGCTCGCGTCCGAAGAGACGCGTCGCGGCAAGACGCCCATTCTTTCAGTCAACTGGGATGCCTGGCGCGGAGTGGGGATGGCTGCGAGCCAGAGCTTGCCCGATGGCGTCGGCATCGCGCCGACGCAGGCCGGCCCGCTGCTCGAGAGATTATTATCCGATCCGCTCGGCGCGCGCGTGGTGATTTCCACCATCGATCTCGACCAACAGTTCGCGCAGGCGCGTTGCGCGCTCGCCAATCGCTTGTCGTCCGTTCTCCCGACGAAGCAGCGGGCGCATCCACGTCCTGATCTCCAGACGATATACGTTCCACCTTCCGATGAGCTGGAGGAGCGCCTTCTCGATCTGTGGGAAGAATTTCTCGGAATTTCGTCGATCGGGATCGAGGACAACCTTTTCGAACTCGGCGGCGACTCGTTGCTGGCGATCCAGCTACTGGCGAAGGTGCGCCATGCCTATGGCGTCGAGATTCATCCAGCCGCCTTCTTCGAGCGACCGACGACCGCGGCTCTCGCTCTGCTCGTCGAGGAAGCGCTGATCGAGGAGATCGAGACGGAAGCCGTCGACCCCGAGACGGCGCAACGCAGCTCTGCAACCGTATGA
- a CDS encoding amino acid adenylation domain-containing protein, which produces MRLRGESDVAAVRHVIPRRRHDQHGPLSFAQQRLWFLWKLDPDGVAYNLSGGLHLIGALDVAALRVALDGLVARHESLRTVFREGHDGGVEQIVSPRSEIVLPYVDVSGGDAETRERRICDEALQLRVTPFDLGAGPLMRAALFRAEMDEHRLIVVMHHIISDAQSTQIMLDELPELYRASLRKETPQLPESAIRYIDYAAWQREWMAGPEGERQLGWWKAQLSNGAPALALATDRPRNADGRYAAATHAVEMHDGLAARLRQRTQSFGATLFIGLLAAVQALLFRYTGDEDIRVGVPIANRNRAEIAGTVGFFVNTQVLRAELDGRVTLADLLRRTRDAAFGAQAHQDLPFERLVEVLQPVRSDVQTPMFHLVFNHLRRESGGLRAWPGASAQRLDFDAQAAQFELTLETCEDSDGRLMVTFSYARELFDAATIERMAGHYMALLEALAERPDQAVGDVDLLGAAERGRLLEWGANDRRFSDVEPVHRLFERQARSHPEAVAVTFEGASLTYGELNARANRLAHRLIALGVKPDGLVGVAVERSLEMVVSLLAVLKAGGAYVPLDPDYPADRLAYMAQDSGIALLLTQARVKERLSFAAGLTTLELDRLDVDDQSDLDPSVAVHAESLAYVIYTSGSTGRPKGVAIRHRSLASCMMWMQDAYGLAGADAVLHKAPFGFDVSVWEIFWPLTSGARLVVANPGDHRDPERIVELIRRHEITTLNFVPAMLQAFLAHEGVEERTRLRHVICGGEAMPAATQREALQRLHGASLENLYGPTETTIHVTQWRCRDDGRSRVPIGRPIAETQAHVLDEGLAPTPVGVSGELYIGGELLARGYLHRAGLSAERFIADPFDDRGGRLYRTGDLARWSSEGELEYLGRLDDQVKVRGFRVELGEIEAQLLAQSEVREAAVVAQAGPGGSRLVGYVSAASGRTIDPSALRARLRERLPDHMTPSAIVVLESLPLNANGKIDRKALPAAEFVSDRGYEAPQGEVEEALAAIWAETLGVERIGRNDNFFELGGDSISAVQLVTRARRRLRVNLAVRDVFENSTLTEMARGVRVAGEEALLEINCFIDNLEGV; this is translated from the coding sequence ATGCGGTTGCGAGGCGAGAGCGACGTCGCCGCGGTGCGTCACGTCATCCCACGCCGTCGTCACGACCAGCACGGCCCGCTCTCTTTCGCGCAACAACGCTTGTGGTTTCTCTGGAAACTCGATCCCGATGGCGTCGCATATAACTTGAGCGGTGGACTGCATTTGATCGGGGCGCTCGATGTCGCAGCGCTCCGGGTCGCCCTCGACGGTCTCGTCGCCCGCCATGAGTCGTTACGGACGGTTTTCCGAGAGGGGCATGACGGCGGCGTGGAGCAGATAGTCTCACCGCGAAGCGAGATCGTGCTTCCCTATGTCGACGTGAGCGGCGGCGATGCGGAAACGCGTGAGCGTCGCATATGCGATGAAGCGCTGCAGTTGCGTGTGACGCCATTCGATCTCGGGGCAGGTCCGCTGATGCGTGCGGCGCTGTTTCGCGCCGAGATGGATGAGCATCGGTTGATCGTGGTGATGCACCATATCATTTCGGACGCGCAGTCCACGCAGATCATGCTCGATGAGCTGCCGGAGCTGTATCGAGCGAGCTTGCGGAAGGAGACGCCGCAGCTCCCCGAGAGCGCCATCCGCTATATCGACTACGCGGCTTGGCAGCGCGAATGGATGGCCGGTCCGGAGGGAGAACGACAGCTCGGCTGGTGGAAGGCGCAGCTGAGCAATGGCGCTCCGGCCCTCGCGCTCGCGACCGATCGGCCGCGCAATGCGGACGGCCGGTACGCCGCCGCGACGCACGCCGTCGAGATGCATGACGGATTGGCGGCGAGGCTGCGCCAGAGAACGCAGTCGTTCGGGGCGACGCTGTTCATTGGGCTTCTCGCGGCGGTTCAGGCGTTATTGTTTCGCTATACCGGCGACGAGGACATTCGCGTAGGCGTGCCGATCGCCAATCGCAATCGTGCGGAGATCGCCGGAACCGTCGGCTTCTTCGTGAACACGCAGGTCTTGCGCGCTGAGCTCGACGGACGTGTCACGCTTGCCGATCTGCTGCGCCGGACGCGCGACGCGGCCTTTGGCGCGCAAGCGCATCAAGATCTGCCATTCGAACGCTTGGTGGAGGTGCTGCAGCCTGTCCGCAGCGACGTTCAGACGCCGATGTTTCACCTTGTCTTCAACCATCTTCGCCGCGAAAGCGGGGGGCTTCGGGCATGGCCTGGGGCTTCGGCGCAACGATTGGACTTCGATGCGCAGGCTGCGCAGTTCGAGCTCACTTTGGAAACCTGCGAGGATTCGGATGGGCGGTTGATGGTGACGTTCAGCTATGCGCGGGAGCTGTTCGATGCGGCGACGATCGAGCGGATGGCGGGGCATTACATGGCGCTGCTGGAGGCGCTGGCGGAGCGGCCGGATCAGGCGGTCGGCGACGTCGATCTGCTGGGCGCGGCGGAGCGGGGGCGGTTGCTGGAATGGGGGGCGAATGATCGGCGGTTTTCGGATGTGGAGCCGGTGCATCGGCTGTTCGAGCGTCAGGCGCGGAGCCATCCGGAAGCGGTCGCTGTGACGTTCGAGGGCGCGTCGCTCACCTATGGCGAGCTGAACGCGCGCGCCAACCGTCTGGCGCATCGGCTGATCGCTCTCGGCGTGAAGCCTGATGGGCTGGTGGGCGTCGCGGTGGAGCGCTCGCTCGAGATGGTGGTGAGCCTTCTGGCGGTTCTGAAGGCGGGCGGGGCCTATGTTCCGCTGGACCCGGACTATCCGGCGGATCGTCTGGCCTATATGGCGCAGGACAGCGGGATCGCTCTTCTGCTGACGCAGGCGAGGGTGAAGGAGCGTCTTTCATTCGCGGCGGGTCTGACGACGCTGGAGCTGGATCGGCTCGATGTCGACGACCAATCCGATCTCGATCCTTCGGTCGCGGTTCACGCCGAGAGCCTCGCCTATGTGATCTACACGTCAGGATCCACCGGACGGCCCAAAGGCGTGGCGATCCGGCATCGGTCATTGGCGAGCTGCATGATGTGGATGCAGGACGCCTATGGCCTCGCCGGCGCCGACGCCGTGCTGCACAAGGCGCCTTTCGGCTTCGACGTGTCGGTGTGGGAGATCTTCTGGCCGCTGACCTCGGGCGCGCGCCTGGTCGTGGCGAATCCAGGAGATCATCGGGACCCCGAGCGGATCGTCGAACTGATCCGTCGGCACGAGATCACGACATTGAACTTCGTGCCGGCGATGCTGCAGGCCTTTCTGGCGCATGAGGGGGTCGAGGAGCGGACGCGGCTGCGCCATGTGATCTGCGGCGGCGAGGCGATGCCGGCGGCGACGCAGCGTGAAGCCTTGCAGCGGCTGCACGGAGCGAGCCTGGAGAATCTGTATGGGCCGACCGAGACGACGATCCATGTCACGCAATGGCGTTGCCGCGACGACGGTCGCAGCCGCGTTCCGATCGGGCGGCCGATCGCCGAGACGCAGGCTCATGTTCTGGACGAGGGCTTGGCTCCGACGCCTGTGGGCGTCTCCGGCGAGCTGTATATAGGGGGAGAATTGCTGGCGCGCGGCTATCTGCATCGCGCCGGGCTGAGCGCGGAGCGGTTCATCGCCGATCCGTTCGACGATCGAGGCGGCCGGCTGTATCGCACCGGCGATCTGGCGCGGTGGAGCAGCGAGGGCGAGCTGGAATATCTCGGGCGGCTCGACGATCAGGTGAAGGTTCGCGGGTTCCGCGTCGAGCTGGGCGAGATCGAGGCGCAGCTGCTGGCGCAATCGGAGGTCCGTGAGGCGGCGGTGGTCGCGCAGGCCGGCCCGGGGGGCTCCCGGCTCGTCGGCTATGTATCGGCCGCGTCGGGACGAACGATCGATCCCTCGGCGCTGCGGGCCCGTCTTCGTGAGCGGCTGCCGGATCATATGACGCCGAGCGCGATCGTGGTGCTGGAGAGCCTGCCGCTGAATGCGAATGGCAAGATCGATCGCAAGGCGCTGCCGGCGGCGGAGTTCGTGAGCGACCGCGGCTATGAGGCGCCGCAGGGCGAGGTCGAGGAAGCGCTGGCGGCGATCTGGGCGGAGACGCTCGGCGTCGAGCGCATCGGACGCAACGACAATTTCTTCGAGCTCGGCGGCGATTCGATCTCGGCCGTGCAGCTCGTCACACGAGCGCGAAGACGGTTGCGAGTGAATTTGGCCGTTCGTGATGTCTTTGAAAATTCCACGCTGACAGAAATGGCGCGCGGCGTGCGTGTGGCAGGCGAAGAAGCGCTGTTAGAAATCAATTGCTTCATCGACAATCTGGAGGGCGTTTGA